One genomic window of Scatophagus argus isolate fScaArg1 chromosome 16, fScaArg1.pri, whole genome shotgun sequence includes the following:
- the LOC124073516 gene encoding serine/threonine-protein kinase pim-1-like, which translates to MSNNNSEPLCDTKKESLKKNLKRKVREGEDGLSKTKRRRLNYNQAEKESGSASSADTGNGSSSTQSSRCGTTVEDVSKRTGKRKAAADEEEPCAKRRKGRPTMKDLIDSRRAEFEAKYQQENHLGEGGCGCVFAGYRKEDHLPVAIKHIAKDKVLCKERRNGKELSAEVAVMLKLQAGRTGLMEESAPVSLLDWYDLDQELILVLERPMPCMDLLNYIRTNRGHLQEDKAKIILKQLVDAANELEDKRIFHRDIKPENILIETSSDVPRVRVIDFGLSCFFKKTSVYRVFCGTPQHVPPEWYSHYTYRPGPTTVWQMGVVLYELLHRTVRFDTTSFLKHELPISDELSRDCQDFLQKCLNTSYMLRPTLKELQLHPWLR; encoded by the exons ATGTCAAATAACAACTCTGAACCCCTGTGCGACACTAAGAAGGAATCGCTCAAGAAGAActtgaagagaaaagtcagagaaggtgaagatggactctcaaagacaaagaggagaagactgaACTACAACCAGGCTGAGAAGGAATCAGGATCGGCCTCGTCTGCGGACACTGGCAATG ggagcagcagcacacagtccaGTAGGTGCGGTACAACAGTGGAGGATGTGAGCAAGAGGACTGGAAAGAGGAAGGCTGCCGCTGATGAAGAAGAACCCTGCGCAAAGAGAAGGAAGGGCCGGCCAACCATGAAGGATTTGATAGATTCCCGAAGAG ctgAATTTGAGGCCAAATACCAGCAGGAGAATCATCTCGGTGAAggaggctgtggatgtgtgtttgctggctaCCGCAAAGAAGATCATTTACCT GTTGCCATCAAACACAtagcaaaagacaaagtgttgtgcAAAGAG AGACGAAATGGGAAAGAACTCTCAGCTGAGGTGGCTGTGATGTTAAAACTCCAAGCTGGAAGAACTGGATTAATGGAGGAATCAGCACCCGTGTCACTCCTGGACTGGTATGATCTGGACCAGGAGCTCATCCTGGTGCTGGAAAGACCAATGCCATGTATGGaccttttaaattacatcaggacaaacagaggCCACTTACAGGAGGACAAGGCAAAG ATCATACTTAAACAGTTGGTTGATGCTGCAAATGAACTGGAGGATAAGCGCATCTTTCATCGGGATATCAAACCGGAAAACATCCTGATTGAGACCAGCTCAGATGTGCCGCGTGTTCGTGTCATTGACTTTGGACTGAGCTGTTtcttcaagaaaacatcagtttacCGTGTCTTCTGTG GTACCCCCCAACACGTCCCTCCGGAGTGGTACAGTCATTATACCTACAGGCCCGGCCCCACCACAGTGTGGCAGATGGGAGTGGTCTTATatgagctgctccacagaacAGTCCGATTTGATACCACAAGTTTCCTCAAACATGAGCTGCCAATCAGCGATGAGCTGTCCAGAG attGCCAGGATTTCTTACAGAAGTGTTTAAACACATCCTACATGCTGCGACCTACCCTGAAGGAGCTCCAGCTTCACCCATGGCTCAGATAA